From one Nocardioides scoriae genomic stretch:
- a CDS encoding small basic family protein, which yields MIAVLGLVVGVLLGLWLTPDVPLAMEPYLPIAVVAALDAVFGAFRAFLDGIFDDKVFVVSFISNVLIAAVIVFLGDQLGVGAQLSTGVVVVLGIRIFSNVAAIRRHLFHA from the coding sequence GTGATCGCCGTTCTCGGACTCGTCGTCGGGGTCCTGCTCGGGCTGTGGCTCACCCCGGACGTCCCCCTCGCGATGGAGCCCTACCTGCCCATCGCGGTCGTGGCCGCCCTCGACGCCGTGTTCGGAGCCTTCCGCGCCTTCCTCGACGGGATCTTCGACGACAAGGTCTTCGTCGTCTCCTTCATCAGCAACGTCCTCATCGCCGCCGTCATCGTCTTCCTCGGCGACCAGCTCGGCGTCGGGGCGCAGCTGTCCACCGGCGTCGTGGTCGTGCTCGGCATCCGGATCTTCTCCAACGTCGCCGCCATCAGGCGCCACCTCTTCCATGCCTGA
- a CDS encoding DUF881 domain-containing protein, with product MAPDPTRRPGPLQPTRLPPQATMGLLDYLTSHAMDEDYAFVAERERAQARDEGHRAPRRRRFGALGAVALAAFAVLVVAAGQQTSRSAASDEADRRELASQVASARTQLAASRERLADLEAETSRLQQSQLAGDASTEGLLARIERLSAATGTAAVRGPGVRVVADDAPGSTEDKTTVLDSDLQRLANGLWEAGAEAISINGQRLTNLSTIRLAGGAITVNARSLRPPYVLNVIGDPDTLPARFAETSSGQAWLDLQQQVGLVLRLTPEESLRLPAAEVDLRFARQAGQPADPERSPARDQTQGGTP from the coding sequence GTGGCTCCCGACCCGACTCGCCGGCCCGGCCCGCTGCAGCCCACCCGGCTGCCGCCGCAGGCGACGATGGGCCTGCTCGACTACCTGACCTCGCACGCCATGGACGAGGACTACGCCTTCGTCGCCGAGCGCGAGCGGGCGCAGGCCCGCGACGAGGGCCACCGCGCACCCCGCCGCCGGCGCTTCGGCGCGCTCGGCGCCGTCGCGCTGGCCGCCTTCGCCGTGCTCGTCGTCGCGGCCGGCCAGCAGACCTCCCGCAGCGCGGCCTCCGACGAGGCCGACCGGCGCGAGCTCGCCTCCCAGGTGGCGAGCGCCCGCACCCAGCTGGCGGCCAGCCGCGAGCGGCTGGCCGACCTCGAGGCCGAGACCAGCCGCCTGCAGCAGAGCCAGCTCGCCGGCGACGCGTCGACCGAGGGCCTCCTCGCCCGCATCGAGCGGCTCTCGGCCGCCACCGGCACCGCCGCGGTCCGCGGCCCCGGGGTGCGGGTGGTCGCCGACGACGCCCCGGGCAGCACCGAGGACAAGACGACCGTGCTCGACAGCGACCTCCAGCGGCTGGCCAACGGGCTGTGGGAGGCCGGCGCCGAGGCGATCTCGATCAACGGCCAGCGGCTGACCAACCTGTCGACGATCCGGCTGGCCGGCGGCGCCATCACGGTCAACGCCCGGTCGCTGCGGCCGCCGTACGTCCTCAACGTGATCGGCGACCCCGACACGCTGCCCGCACGTTTCGCCGAGACCTCGAGCGGTCAGGCATGGTTGGACCTGCAGCAGCAGGTCGGGCTCGTGCTGCGCCTCACCCCGGAGGAGTCGCTGCGGCTCCCCGCCGCGGAGGTCGACCTGCGCTTCGCCCGCCAGGCGGGACAACCAGCCGACCCGGAGCGCTCACCCGCCCGGGACCAGACACAGGGAGGTACGCCGTGA
- a CDS encoding CDP-alcohol phosphatidyltransferase family protein has translation MARQTVSGRPGGTHARAVWTLPNIISMVRLAGVPLFLWLVIGPEADVWALVVLMVSGFSDWLDGFLARRLDQMSKLGEILDPVADRLYILAAVVGLLYRDIIPWWVAVILPARDAFLWCLVPFLRTRGYSALPVHYLGKAATAALLYAFPLLFLGDGGGAAATLARVFGWAFAIWGMGLYWWAGLLYAWQVRLLMADRSRHAPSLPES, from the coding sequence GTGGCGAGGCAGACGGTGAGTGGGCGGCCCGGCGGCACCCACGCCCGTGCGGTGTGGACGCTGCCCAACATCATCAGCATGGTCCGGCTGGCCGGCGTGCCGCTGTTCCTGTGGCTGGTCATCGGCCCGGAGGCGGACGTCTGGGCCCTCGTGGTCCTCATGGTCTCCGGCTTCTCGGACTGGCTCGACGGCTTCCTGGCCCGTCGCCTCGACCAGATGTCCAAGCTCGGCGAGATCCTCGACCCCGTCGCGGACCGCCTCTACATCCTGGCCGCCGTCGTCGGCCTGCTCTACCGCGACATCATCCCGTGGTGGGTGGCGGTGATCCTGCCCGCGCGCGACGCCTTCCTGTGGTGCCTGGTCCCCTTCCTGCGGACCCGCGGCTACTCCGCGCTCCCGGTCCACTACCTCGGCAAGGCCGCCACCGCGGCCCTGCTCTACGCCTTCCCGCTGCTGTTCCTCGGCGACGGCGGTGGCGCCGCCGCGACCCTGGCCCGGGTGTTCGGCTGGGCGTTCGCGATCTGGGGGATGGGCCTGTACTGGTGGGCCGGGCTGCTCTACGCCTGGCAGGTGCGCCTGCTCATGGCCGACCGCAGCCGCCACGCCCCGAGCCTCCCGGAGTCCTAG
- a CDS encoding 4-hydroxybenzoate 3-monooxygenase → MPAPTPPAPARTRAVTRTAVGIVGGGPAGLMLAHLLSLSGIDSVVVEVRSRTEIEQTHRAGILEQDSVRLLTETGVSDRVLREGFRHEGIELAFGGASHRIDFEALVGATAQLYPQTDVFTDLADARERDGGDVRFGVADVAVHDLTGEPRITFTDAEGRAQEVCCQVLVGCDGSRSLCRRAVPEGERRQFFREYPFAWFGILCEAPPSAPELVYHHSDRGFALISQRTESLQRMYFQCDPADDPESFSDDRIWEELQSRVGANGHTLRQGPITSRSVLPFRSFVQEPVRHGNLLLAGDAAHTVPPTGAKGLNLALADVRVLAEELERALGRQDLGLLDAYGERALARVWKAQHFSYWMTTMLHRLPDASDFDVRRQEGELAGLVGSTAGSTYLAEGYTGWPTSRA, encoded by the coding sequence ATGCCCGCCCCGACCCCGCCCGCACCCGCCCGCACCCGCGCCGTGACCCGCACCGCCGTCGGCATCGTGGGGGGCGGGCCGGCCGGCCTGATGCTGGCCCACCTGCTGTCGCTGTCGGGGATCGACAGCGTCGTGGTCGAGGTGCGCAGCCGCACCGAGATCGAGCAGACCCACCGGGCGGGGATCCTCGAGCAGGACAGCGTGCGGCTGCTGACCGAGACCGGCGTCAGCGACCGGGTGCTGCGCGAGGGGTTCCGCCACGAGGGGATCGAGCTCGCCTTCGGCGGGGCGAGCCACCGCATCGACTTCGAGGCGCTGGTCGGCGCCACGGCCCAGCTCTACCCGCAGACCGACGTGTTCACCGACCTGGCCGACGCCCGGGAGCGCGACGGCGGCGACGTCCGGTTCGGGGTCGCCGACGTGGCGGTCCACGACCTGACCGGCGAGCCCCGGATCACCTTCACCGACGCCGAGGGGAGGGCCCAGGAGGTCTGCTGCCAGGTGCTGGTCGGCTGCGACGGCTCCCGCAGCCTGTGCCGACGCGCGGTGCCGGAGGGGGAGCGACGGCAGTTCTTCCGGGAGTACCCCTTCGCCTGGTTCGGGATCCTGTGCGAGGCGCCGCCGAGCGCGCCCGAGCTGGTCTACCACCACTCCGACCGCGGGTTCGCGCTCATCAGCCAGCGGACCGAGTCGCTGCAGCGGATGTACTTCCAGTGCGACCCCGCCGACGACCCGGAGTCCTTCTCCGACGACCGCATCTGGGAGGAGCTGCAGTCGCGCGTCGGCGCCAACGGGCACACCCTGCGGCAGGGGCCGATCACCTCGCGCTCGGTGCTGCCGTTCCGCAGCTTCGTCCAGGAGCCGGTGCGCCACGGCAACCTGCTGCTGGCCGGCGACGCCGCCCACACCGTGCCGCCCACCGGCGCCAAGGGCCTCAACCTCGCGCTGGCCGACGTCCGGGTCCTGGCGGAGGAGCTCGAGCGGGCGCTGGGCCGGCAGGACCTCGGCCTGCTGGACGCGTACGGCGAGCGCGCGCTCGCGCGGGTCTGGAAGGCCCAGCACTTCTCCTACTGGATGACCACGATGCTGCACCGGCTGCCGGACGCCAGCGACTTCGACGTGCGCCGCCAGGAGGGCGAGCTGGCCGGCCTGGTCGGCTCGACGGCCGGGTCGACGTACCTCGCCGAGGGCTACACCGGCTGGCCCACCTCGCGCGCCTGA